The Thiomicrorhabdus aquaedulcis sequence AACAAATGTTGTCTAAGCGCTCGGGTGGAGGTGCCATATTGCCGGCTTTTTCGATTTCATTGGGCGGCATTTGCATAAAATAACCTTTGCTGTGCAGGGCGGCCAAAATTGTGTCGGCGTCGCCACGCGGCATTTTACGCTCTAGGCTAAGGTCAAAATCAATTACGTGCTTGGGTTCACCAAACATCACCAGCAACTCTTTGGGCAGCTTGGTTAAGCCATCGCTTTGCGGCACAAATAAAAACAGTTGATCTTTTTTAGGACTTTTATAACTGGATACGGTAATGGGGTTCACGCGGTGATCTCTTTTTAAAACAGCAAAAAATGAACTGCATTGTATCAAAAAAAACCGTCGCCCCATAAATGCTAACGCGCTAAATTTAACGCCTAAGCGTTTGAAAAACTTGACCAGGCCTGGTCATTTACTTATTCTTATGGGCTTTGAATAACACAATTGGATTTTAGCGCCATGTTAGGAAACAACGTTACAGTGTTTGGTGGGTCGGGATTTGTTGGCCGTGAAGTGGTTAATGCGCTGTCTAAAGCCGGTTATGTGGTCACTTTGGTGGTGCGCAGACCCGAGCGCTTTCGTGAGTTTGCGCTGTTTCCTAATACCAAGGTGGTGGCGTTAAGTGGTTACGATAAAGCCGATGAGTTGTACGCCACCTTGCAACACGCCGACATTATGGTTAACCTAACCGCCGACCGTTTAACCGGTACCGAAAAGGTGGAAGAGGCTGATTTGGTCGGTGTAGCGCAAAAACTTAAGGCCGCTGCCGAACACATGGGCGTTAAGCGCGTGTTGAGTTTGTCACTCATTGGCGCGTCGTCAACCAAGGGTGACAACGATTGGTTGCGCCATTTGGGCGAAGCCGATGGCTTAATGATGGGCGTGGTAAAAGCCGATGTCACCGTATTGCGCGCGGGTTTATTAATTGGGCCAAACGACGGCGTGACCAGTGCGTTTATTAAACAGTTAGACCGCATGGCGTTATTAATGGTGGCCAATGCCGACACCGTTGTGCAGCCGTTATGGGTTAAAGATTTTGCCCAAGCTTTTGTGCAAGCCATTCCACAAAAAGCGTTGTTTAACCAAAAAATTGAAGTGGCCGGCGAAGAGCGTTTAAGCGTGAAAGAGCTGGGCGAGTTGGTGGCCGAAATCAAACAAAAAACCGCTATTGTGTTTCCAATGTGCCGGTTAAACGCCAAGTTTATGGTGTTTTTGGGGGCGTTAGCGCCGTTTGCGTCGGTTAGTGCGCAGCAGTTGTTAACCTTAAAAGAAGACAGCGACACCGATCAAGATTTTGCCACGCGCTTTGGCTTTATGCCCAGCAGTTTAGAGTGGGTTATTGCCAGCTACGCGACGGTGCATCACATTAGAGAGCGGTATAATTTTTACCGCAGAGAAGCCGGGCGCAATTCGCGCGAATTAGTATAGCGAGACCTCTGCACGAGTGGATGTACGGCCAAAAATGGTTAAATTTCCCCTGCTTTTCGTTAGAAAACTTGTGAATAGCCAGCTATTCACTCCGTTTCCCGCCTCAATCAGGTAAAATTTTTCGCATTTTTTTCTCGTACCCCACTCGTGCAAAGGTCTCGTAGCGTTTTTTATTGCGCGTAACGCGTAACGTGTCTGTTTAAAAGCCGTCTTTTTAGACGGCTTTTTTGTTGTATCTGGAGGCAACGCAATGAATCAACAAGTGTATTTAGTCGGTGGCGCAGTGCGGGATGCTCTGTTGGGAGTAGCTGTTTACGACCGTGACTGGGTGGTAGTGGGCTCAACCCCAGAGCAGATGTTGGCTCAAGGGTTTGTGCAGGTGGGCAAAGATTTTCCGGTTTTTTTGCACCCTAAAAGCCGTGAAGAATATGCTTTGGCGCGTACCGAACGTAAATCGGGGGTGGGGTATCATGGTTTTGACATAGCCGCCTCGCCCAATGTCACGTTAGAAGAAGATTTGCAACGCCGCGACTTAACCATAAACGCCATGGCGCAAGACGCGCAGGGTCACATTATTGACCCGTACGGCGGCCAGGCCGATTTAACCCAGCGGGTGTTGCGCCATGTGTCGGCCGCCTTTAGCGAAGATCCGTTGAGAGTATTACGAGTAGCGCGTTTTGCCGCTAAATTACAGCCGTTTGGTTTTACGATTCATCCCGATACCTTGGCGTTAATGCAGGCCATGGTACAAAGCTGCGAACTGGCGCATTTAACCCCCGAACGCGTCTGGCAAGAGGTGGTAAAAGCCTTAAGTTGCGATAAACCCAGTGTGTTTTTTAGCGTGTTACGTCAGGTCGGGGCGCTGGCGGTGTTGTTTCCGGAGCTTGAGCGTTTGTTTGCAGTGCCGCAACCGCCCCAACATCACCCCGAGGGCGATGCGGGCGTGCACACGTTAATGGTGTTGGATGCCGCTTGCGCGTTAAGCGATAGCTTAGAAGTGCGGTTTGGTGCGCTTATGCACGATTTAGGTAAGGGTGTTACGCCCGAGGCGCTTTGGCCAAAGCATCACGGTCATGAAGCCGCCGGCGTGCCCTTGGTAAGCGCCTTATGCGAACGCTATCGCGTGCCTAAAAAAATGCAAAGTTTTGCCGAAAAAGTCACCTTATGGCATGGAATTATTCACACTGCACTGGACCAACAAGGTGCGCCCTATTTAAAAGCCAAAACGGTTTTAAAAGTGCTTAAAGGTTGTGGGGCGTTAAAAGACCCCGAAGGCTTTAACAAGATACTCTTAGCGTGTGAGGCCGATGCCAAAGGGCGTACTGGGTTTGAACACATTGACTACAAACCCACCGCGTTTTGGTTGGGGGTGTTGGCGGCGGTAAGCCAGCTGAACAATCAAGAAATTTTAGCCCAAGGCTTGAGTGGTGCGGCCATTGGTGAGGCGATTGACGCCAAGCAGTTGCAATTGGCGCACGAATACATGAGCGCGATAACCGCTTAATTTATGCGCGTTAATAACGTTATTAATGTTTTTAACGCTTTGACCAGGCCTGGTCAACCTGATTTTTGGTTTGCAATTTTAAACACAAAAAAGCCGCGTTAACCCAGTTGGATTAACGCGGCTTTTAAAAGGTTTTAAAAGCTTTTTAAGGCTTCTAATTACAGCTTAGTTTGCTTAAAGCTAAACGCACCACGAATTTGCCCTAACTGGTAGTCAACGGCTTTATCAGTAGGATAATGTTCAGTAATTTTTTGTTTAACCGCCGCAGGTATCGCGGTGCCGTGGCAGGTTAAGCACACTTCGGCGGTGCCAACGGCTTTCATGTAACGGTAAGTGTCTTGGCCGTCTACTTTGACAATTTCAAATTTTTCTAAGGTTTTTACGTCTTTGCCCGCTGCCAATTCTTGGTCAAACCACTGCATGGTTTTGGTTTCCCACGCGTCAGGAGTCGCCGTAGCGCCGCGTGGTTTTAAGCTGACGCGGTTTACGTTCCAACCACTGCTTTGGCTTAAGTCGGCGGCAATTTTAGGCGCGACTTCGTGACACATGCCTACCGCATGCACCGGGCCGCCTTCTTTCATGGCTTTGCCCAGCGCGGGTTGTAACGTCTTACCAAACTCGCCAGCAATTGCGCGTGCTTCGGCCAATTTTGGGTCGGTGATTGGATCGGTGCTGGCAAACGCCGTTGCGCTTAACGTTAATGGCAGGACCAATGCGGCGCTTAATAATAGAGTCTTGTTCATGGTTATTTCCTTAATAATAAATTTTTATTAAATCTTATTTTTGCTTATGCTTATATAAGATTATTTTATACTTCGTAAATATAACATCTGCTTTCAGTTTAAACAACACTAAAAATTACAAGGTTTTTGGGGTGTGCAAATAAGCCCATTTGCCTTAAATATAAATGGTTTGCGGCCAAGGTTTTCATTAGAATGAGTGGTTCTAAAATGCCTTGGCAAAAGCTGGTTAAAGCCGAATCAAGGCGACTCAAGCCAACTAACGCTGGCTAAAGACTCAATTGGGAAAACGCATGCAAATTCAAAAACTATCACGCTTGTTTAAAAAGAGCCTTATCCCCTTACTTATTTTAGGTACGGCCATGGCCGCCTACGCTTATATGAAAGCCACTAAGCCCAAGCAAGCGCCGGTGGCCATGCAAGAAAAAACCTGGCAAGTTCATACCCTAAGCGCGCAATTTGAAAGCGCCGCACCGGTGCATACGTTATACGGTACGGTTGAATCGGCGTCGATGGTAAGTGCGGCCGCGCCCATTAGTGGTGTGGTTGAGCAGGTGCATGTTAAAACCGGCCAAGAGGTAAACGCCGGCGATGTGTTGGTGTCGATGGCCAGCGCCGATTTAAGCATTCCAGTACAACAAGCTCAAGCCGATGTGGCCGAGTTAAACGCGCAAATTAAACTGCAAAAATTGGCCGACACAGCCAACGTGCAGCGCTTAACGCACGAGAAAAATGTGTTAAAAATTAAGCAGCAGAGCGTGGCGAGGACTCAGCAATTGCTGGCCAAAGACTTGGTGTCGCGTTCAGCCTTAGACACCAATCAAGAGGCGTTAGTCAAGCAAGAGTACGCAGTGGTGGGCGCGCAGTTGGCGGTAGAAGAGAATCAATTAAAGGTAAATCAACTGGGTGCTAAATTACAAAAATCGCAAGCGGCTTTAGCGCAAGCGCGTTTAAATCAGCAGCGCGGCACGGTAGTAGCCCCTTATGCGGCGCGTGTTGCCAGTGTTGCGGCGGTCGCGGGTTCGCGGGTAAATGCCGGTGCCGAACTGGTGCGGTTTTACGCCTTTGACAGTTTAGAGTTACGCGCCAAATTGCCCCTAGACATGTTGGCGCACTATTACCAAGCGCAAGCGAAAAACCAATTCTTAAAGGCGCATTATCTGCAAGGTGAAGAGCGCATCGAACTGTCTTTAAGCCGCGTGGCGGGTGAGGCCAGCACCAGTGGCGTAGACGCGTTTTTTGCGCTTGCGCCAGGCATGCAACAGACCAGGCCTGGTGATTTGCTTGAGATTGGTTTGCAAGGCGTGCTGATGCATAACGTGATGAGCGTGCCGTTTAGCGCCATTTACGGCAGTGATAAAGTCTATGTGGTTGAAAACGAACGTTTGGTGTCTAAAACCGTCGAAATGATGGGCTCTGTTGTGCGTGACGGTAAGTTGTGGGCGTTGATTAAGCCAAGTTTTGCGGCTGGCTCAAAGGTCTGCATTACCCACTTACCCAATGCGGTGTCGGGGCTTAAAGTAACCGAGGTGGTGTTATGAAAGACGCTGAGCGCTCGTTAACGCCAGGCGATGCGGACATTATTATTCCCGAAAAGCCGTTTAAATCAAACGGCGTAATTGGGTTTTTTGCCCGTCATAAAGTCGCGCCCAATTTGCTGATGGTGATTATGTTGCTGTTGGGTGTGGTGGCGTTGTTTAAATTGAATGTGCAGTTTTTTCCTAATTTTGAACTCGATTACGCCACGGTTAAAGTGGTTTGGCCGGGTGCCAATGCCGAAGACATCGAAACCAGTGTGACCGAGCCGATTGAGCGGGTTTTACGCAATATCAATAATTTGGATGAGATTACCTCTACCTCGGCGCTGGGGTTGTCGTCTATTTCGCTTAAATTTAACGAAGGCACCGACATGATTGAGGCGCTCGATCAGGTCAATCAACGGGTAAGCGAGCTGCGAAATTTGCCGCAAGATATTGAACAGCCTGTGGTAGAACGTTTGGTGCGCTATGAGCCGGTAGCACGCATTTTGGTGGTGTCTGAGAAGGGCGATTTAAACGAATTACGCACCCAGGCTCGGCAGTTTGAGCGTGAGTTGTTGGATCGTGGGATTGATAAAATTGCTTTTACCGGTTTGCCGGCCGAAGAGTTGGCCATTGAGCTGTCGCAATCGCAGTTAGAAATTAGTCAGCTGTCGCTCGAAGGTGTGGCCAGTCAAATTGCCAATATGAGCCGAGACTTTCCCGCCGGTTCGGTGGGGCGTGACGACAGTGTGCGTGATTTGCGTGCGCTGGAGCAAAAGCGCACCGAGGTCGATTTTAATCAACTTTCGTTGGTGGCCAACGACGCCGAAAAGGTGTTGTTGGGCGATGTGGCCAATATTGAACGCCGTCCGGTAAAAGATGCGCCGTTTATAAGGGTGGGTGGACATGCGGCGGTGGAGATGTTGCTGCAACGAGCCGAAAACGGCGACACCTTAAAAGCCTCTAAAATTATGAATGAATGGCTGCTGGACACCCAACCTAATTTACCCCAAGGCACCCGTTTGCAGGTGTACGATGAAACCTGGGCGTTGGTAAACGAGCGCATTATGCTGTTGGTTAATAACGGCGTGGGTGGGCTGATTTTGGTGGTGCTCATTTTGTATATTTTTATGCACGGCCGAGTGGCTTTTTGGGTGGCGGTGGGCATTCCGGTGTCGTTTATGGCCACTTTAATGATTATTTATTTGGCCGGTGGCAGCATAAACATGATTAGTTTGTTTGGGCTGATTATGGCGTTGGGTATTATTGTGGACGATGCCATTGTGGTGGGCGAAGACGCTTTAGCCCACCACGAACGCGGTGAGTCACACTTACAGGCCGCAGAAGGCGGAGCGCATCGAATGTTAGGGCCAGTAACAGCATCATCGCTAACCACGGTAGCGGCATTTTTGCCGCTGATGCTGATTGGCGGTGAGATTGGTAATATTTTATTTGCCATTCCATTGGTGATTATTGCAGTAATTTTTGCCTCGTTAATCGAAAGTTTTACCATTTTGCCCGGGCATTTACGCTATGCCTTAGCTGGGGTAGAAAAAGCCAAACCCGGCTCTATTCGTTATCTGCTTGATTCTAATATTGACCATTTTAGACATCATCAATTTAGACAGGTCATACGCTGGGTGCTAAACAATCGCGCCATTACGTTAATGACCACCTTGGCGTTAATGATTTTTGTGATAGGTCTGCTGGCCGGTGGTCGATTGGGGTTTGTGTTTTTTCCGTCGCCCGATTCGGCTAAGTTAAACGCCGATGCACGGTTTGTGTCGGGTACTACGTCCGAACAGTCGGCGCAGTATGTTGAACAATTGTATCAAGCACTTTTAGACACCGAGCAGGCTTTGGAACCGGGGATTTTAAAAGTCGCGGTGTTGCACTTTAATAAAACCAGTACACAAACGGGTGCTAATTTTGGGGGTATTAACATTGAATTGGTCGAACCCGATCAACGCGCCACGCGCAACGCCGAATTTATAAAAGTATGGCAAGAAAAAGCCGGAAATATGCCAGGCTTGGACGTGTTAACCATTGAAGCACCGCGCTCCGGTCCACCGGGCAGTGACATTGATGTGCGGTTGTCGGGCGCCGAACCGATGAAACTAAAACAGGCCTCGTTAGATTTGCAAGGGGTGTTAACCCAAATTGCCGGTGTGAGCAGTGTGCGCGATGACTTGCCGTTTGGTCGTGAGCAGTTGGTGTATGAGTTAACCAGCCAGGGTCATGCTATGGGCTTTACCACGTTGTCGTTAGGTCGCCAATTATCTGATGCATTTTCGGGGCGTTTGGTGCAAATTTTTACCGACGCCGAGGACGAAGTTGAAGTGCGCGTGCAATATTCACGCGCCGAGCAAAATACATTGGGTACGTTAAACGCCATGCAAGTCACCGCCCCTGATGGTCGAAGAGTCGCGTTGAGTTCGGTGGCCAGTTGGTCGAGTAAAAGTGGTTTTGATGTCATGCGTCATGTGGATGGCCAGTTGGCGGTAACGGTGATTGGTGAGGTGGATAAAAATGTTAATAACGCCAACTTAATATTAGACGAGCTAAAACGCTCTACCTTGCCTGACCTGGCACAACGTTATGGCTTGCAATACAGTTTAGAGGGGCAAAATAAACGCCAGGCCGAAACCATGGCCGACATGAAAATGGGCTTAATGATTGGTTTAGCGATGATTTACATTGTGTTGGCGTGGGTGTTTGGCTCGTACGGCTGGCCGCTGGTGGTGATGATGGCCATTCCCTTTGGACTTGTAGGCGCTATTTTGGGTCATTGGTGGATGGGATTGGATATGACGATTTTGTCCTTGTTTGGCTTTTTTGGTCTGTCGGGCATTGTGGTCAATGATTCCATTATTTTAGTCAGTTTTTATAAGCAGTTACGCGCTTCGGGCTTGTCGGTTAACCAAGCGTTAGAAGAGGCCGCTGTTCAGCGAGTTAGGGCGGTTTTGCTCACGTCGCTTACCACGATTGCTGGTTTAACGCCTTTGTTGTTTGAAACATCGCTGCAGGCGCAGTTTTTAATTCCGATGGCCACGGCGATTGCGTTTGGCTTGATGTTTTCTACTTTATTGATTTTGTTGGTTATTCCCGCGTTGTTATCGGTGTATGAACGAGGGTTTGAGCGCTATTTTAAAAAACCGCCCAGTTCAGTACAAAGTCCAGTTGTTTTATAAGGGTATGCGTAAAACTTAGGTGATTGATTTTTTTATAATTTTTACTGATTTTGCCCGATAGCCGCGCAAATAGAGTGTTTGCGATAAATAAGAAAACTTGATGATTTGATGGTTTTAAGAGAGAATAATCGTCCCAAATTATATTATGGTGCGGGTTTGTGTGTAAAATTTAACCCGTAAAACGGTTTGTTTAAGCGCAATAAGCATCGTAAAAACCGAATTTTTTATAAAAATTGAGGAAGTTGTATGACAACTCGTAGAGAACTAGCAAACGCTATCCGTGCCTTAAGTATGGATGCTGTACAAAAAGCAAACTCAGGACATCCAGGCGCGCCTATGGGCATGGCAGACATCGCTGAAGTTTTGTGGAACAGCCACATGAAGTACAATCCAACCAATGCAAAATGGGCCGATCGCGACCGTTTTGTGTTGTCTAA is a genomic window containing:
- a CDS encoding efflux RND transporter permease subunit; translation: MKDAERSLTPGDADIIIPEKPFKSNGVIGFFARHKVAPNLLMVIMLLLGVVALFKLNVQFFPNFELDYATVKVVWPGANAEDIETSVTEPIERVLRNINNLDEITSTSALGLSSISLKFNEGTDMIEALDQVNQRVSELRNLPQDIEQPVVERLVRYEPVARILVVSEKGDLNELRTQARQFERELLDRGIDKIAFTGLPAEELAIELSQSQLEISQLSLEGVASQIANMSRDFPAGSVGRDDSVRDLRALEQKRTEVDFNQLSLVANDAEKVLLGDVANIERRPVKDAPFIRVGGHAAVEMLLQRAENGDTLKASKIMNEWLLDTQPNLPQGTRLQVYDETWALVNERIMLLVNNGVGGLILVVLILYIFMHGRVAFWVAVGIPVSFMATLMIIYLAGGSINMISLFGLIMALGIIVDDAIVVGEDALAHHERGESHLQAAEGGAHRMLGPVTASSLTTVAAFLPLMLIGGEIGNILFAIPLVIIAVIFASLIESFTILPGHLRYALAGVEKAKPGSIRYLLDSNIDHFRHHQFRQVIRWVLNNRAITLMTTLALMIFVIGLLAGGRLGFVFFPSPDSAKLNADARFVSGTTSEQSAQYVEQLYQALLDTEQALEPGILKVAVLHFNKTSTQTGANFGGINIELVEPDQRATRNAEFIKVWQEKAGNMPGLDVLTIEAPRSGPPGSDIDVRLSGAEPMKLKQASLDLQGVLTQIAGVSSVRDDLPFGREQLVYELTSQGHAMGFTTLSLGRQLSDAFSGRLVQIFTDAEDEVEVRVQYSRAEQNTLGTLNAMQVTAPDGRRVALSSVASWSSKSGFDVMRHVDGQLAVTVIGEVDKNVNNANLILDELKRSTLPDLAQRYGLQYSLEGQNKRQAETMADMKMGLMIGLAMIYIVLAWVFGSYGWPLVVMMAIPFGLVGAILGHWWMGLDMTILSLFGFFGLSGIVVNDSIILVSFYKQLRASGLSVNQALEEAAVQRVRAVLLTSLTTIAGLTPLLFETSLQAQFLIPMATAIAFGLMFSTLLILLVIPALLSVYERGFERYFKKPPSSVQSPVVL
- a CDS encoding efflux RND transporter periplasmic adaptor subunit — protein: MQIQKLSRLFKKSLIPLLILGTAMAAYAYMKATKPKQAPVAMQEKTWQVHTLSAQFESAAPVHTLYGTVESASMVSAAAPISGVVEQVHVKTGQEVNAGDVLVSMASADLSIPVQQAQADVAELNAQIKLQKLADTANVQRLTHEKNVLKIKQQSVARTQQLLAKDLVSRSALDTNQEALVKQEYAVVGAQLAVEENQLKVNQLGAKLQKSQAALAQARLNQQRGTVVAPYAARVASVAAVAGSRVNAGAELVRFYAFDSLELRAKLPLDMLAHYYQAQAKNQFLKAHYLQGEERIELSLSRVAGEASTSGVDAFFALAPGMQQTRPGDLLEIGLQGVLMHNVMSVPFSAIYGSDKVYVVENERLVSKTVEMMGSVVRDGKLWALIKPSFAAGSKVCITHLPNAVSGLKVTEVVL
- a CDS encoding NAD(P)H-binding protein encodes the protein MLGNNVTVFGGSGFVGREVVNALSKAGYVVTLVVRRPERFREFALFPNTKVVALSGYDKADELYATLQHADIMVNLTADRLTGTEKVEEADLVGVAQKLKAAAEHMGVKRVLSLSLIGASSTKGDNDWLRHLGEADGLMMGVVKADVTVLRAGLLIGPNDGVTSAFIKQLDRMALLMVANADTVVQPLWVKDFAQAFVQAIPQKALFNQKIEVAGEERLSVKELGELVAEIKQKTAIVFPMCRLNAKFMVFLGALAPFASVSAQQLLTLKEDSDTDQDFATRFGFMPSSLEWVIASYATVHHIRERYNFYRREAGRNSRELV
- a CDS encoding YcgL domain-containing protein, coding for MNPITVSSYKSPKKDQLFLFVPQSDGLTKLPKELLVMFGEPKHVIDFDLSLERKMPRGDADTILAALHSKGYFMQMPPNEIEKAGNMAPPPERLDNIC
- a CDS encoding Tll0287-like domain-containing protein, with translation MNKTLLLSAALVLPLTLSATAFASTDPITDPKLAEARAIAGEFGKTLQPALGKAMKEGGPVHAVGMCHEVAPKIAADLSQSSGWNVNRVSLKPRGATATPDAWETKTMQWFDQELAAGKDVKTLEKFEIVKVDGQDTYRYMKAVGTAEVCLTCHGTAIPAAVKQKITEHYPTDKAVDYQLGQIRGAFSFKQTKL
- a CDS encoding multifunctional CCA addition/repair protein, with translation MNQQVYLVGGAVRDALLGVAVYDRDWVVVGSTPEQMLAQGFVQVGKDFPVFLHPKSREEYALARTERKSGVGYHGFDIAASPNVTLEEDLQRRDLTINAMAQDAQGHIIDPYGGQADLTQRVLRHVSAAFSEDPLRVLRVARFAAKLQPFGFTIHPDTLALMQAMVQSCELAHLTPERVWQEVVKALSCDKPSVFFSVLRQVGALAVLFPELERLFAVPQPPQHHPEGDAGVHTLMVLDAACALSDSLEVRFGALMHDLGKGVTPEALWPKHHGHEAAGVPLVSALCERYRVPKKMQSFAEKVTLWHGIIHTALDQQGAPYLKAKTVLKVLKGCGALKDPEGFNKILLACEADAKGRTGFEHIDYKPTAFWLGVLAAVSQLNNQEILAQGLSGAAIGEAIDAKQLQLAHEYMSAITA